The nucleotide window GACACGTGTGACACGCGGAGACGCCAGCAGCGGACCTGCCAGCCGAGGGAGGCAGCAAATCAGCGCCTGCCGCCGCAGGCGGGCAGGATCCCGTGCCACCAGATCTCTTGGGATTAGCGGCCGCAGCCGGATCGTCCTCGTGCTCCGCGTTGGTCGGTTTTGGACTGATGTGCTGCATAAAATCATGTTGCAAATTGCCATTTTGTGCCACATTTTTTTCACTGTTTCCTGCAGCATCATGACTCGGATTAGTAGCATCATTAATCATATGATCAACACTATCATCCCCCTGATCAGTAGGATTCAAGAGCTCCAGTGGTAACAAAAGGATTTTGGCTCTCAGTCGTGCACTTGCATTAGGATACAAGGTGGAGAAGGGAAAGATGCTTTCATCAAACACCACATCTCTGGAAATATAGACTCTGCCGGTAGATATATCTAGGCATTTATACCCCTTGTGGAGATTATTGTATCCTAGGAAGGCACACTGTTTGGATCTAAATTGGAGTTTATGTGTATTGTAGGGCCTAAGATTCGGCCAACAAGCACAACCAAATATGCGTAGAGAAGAATAATTTGGTGTGTCACCGAATAACTTAGTGAGGGGAGTCTCGAAGTTGATAACTTTGCTTGGCATCCTATTAATTAAATAGGTAGCAGCAATGAAGGCATCATCTCAAAATTTTAAGGGCATGGTGGCTTGAGCAAGCAAGGATAGACCAACTTCAACGATGTGACGGTGTTTACGTTCAGCTGACCCATTTTGCTGATGAGCATGGGGACAGGAAACATGGTGAGAAATTCCTATTTTGGTGAAAAAGGAATTCAACTTTTCGTACTCCCCTCCCCAATCTGTTTGGAGAGCTAAGATTTTTCGATCAAATTTTCTTTCAACAAGATTTTGAAAGTCATGAAATTTTTGGAAAACTTCAGACTTATGTTTGATAAGGTAGATCCATGTGAATTTACTAAAACCATCTATAAAACTCACATAGTATTTCTTTCTACCTACGGTTTCAATGGCAGGACCCCACACATCAGAAAAGACAAGTTCCAAAGGAAATTTTGATTCACTCATAGATTGAGGATATGGTAGCTGGTGACTTTTGCCCTTTTGGCATGCGTCACATACAAGTTTATTATCATCGTCATTGCTAGAACAGGTGAGTTTATTTTCACTAATGATCTTCCTAACAACAGTGGAAGATGTGTGACCTAAACGTCGGTGCCACCAGTCCGAAGATGGCTTGGTGACACTTAGCACATGCTTCTTGACGTTTCTCCCGATGTGTTTGAGAGGATAGAGACCTCTCCTACCCCTGCCGCGAAGTAGAACCCTCTTCGTTTCCAGATCCTTGACAAGAAAAAAATGAGGGTGAATTTCAACGAAAGTGTCATTATCAAAGGCAAGTTTATTTGCAGAGATCAAACTTTTAGTGGCCTCCGGAACGTGAAGAACATCATTTAGGTGAAGATCACGATCTGGGGTATAGATAGTTGTATGACCAATATGATTAATTGCCATACCTGATCCGTTGGCGGTGTGAATCTGCTCATTGCCGGTGTACCTCTCCCGGACTGTGAGCTTCTCCAAGTCACCGGTGATATGGTCAGTTGCACCACTGTCTATATACCAGTTTGTATCTATGCCATATTGAGGAGCAACAATATTCGCCGAGCGCTCTTCCCCTCCCTGGTAAGAGGAGTCGTAGCGCTTCCAGCACTTCCACGCCATATGCCCAACTTTGCCACAGATCTGGCACGTTGATTTGGCGGCAGAGTTGTTGTTGAAGCTGCCGCAGTTTCCTCCTGGGTTGCCACGGCCGCCACCGCCGTTGGGCTTGTTGTTGAAGTTCCGACCGCGGTCACCACTTCCGCCGCCTTGTTTGTTGTTGAAGATGCGACCGCGGTCACCGCGGCCACCGACGTTGCCGTTCTGCTTGTTGTTGGAGTTGTTGAAGCGCCCGCGTGATGCAGCATTGGCGGAGGACTGGGAGGCTCCCCCGTGAAGATTCATACGCGTCTCGAAGCTCAAAAGTTGTGAGTACAGCTCCGGGACAGTCACAGGTTCGACCCGTGAGCACATGGCAGACACCACGGGATCGAACTCCTCCTCCAGCCCGGCGAGGATGTGCGAGACCACATCTTCTTCGTCCACCTTTTTTCCTGAGGCAACCAACTCATCACAAAGGGTTCCGATCTTACCAACGTACTCCGTAATGGTGGAGTTGCCCTTCTGAAGATTCGCCAGGGCGATCCTAACATTGACAGACCGCGCTCGGGTATGCGAGGTGGGCATCCCTTGCACTGTGTTCCACAGCTCTGCTGCGGTGTGGCAAATCGCCACTTGGATGGCCATCTCATGTGGTAGCGTAGTCAACAGGTAGGAGAAGACCCGCTGATCGCGAGCGTACCAGGTGCCGAACTCAGGGTTGGGGGCCTTTGACTTGGTCTTGCCGTCGTCGCTAGTGACCTCGATCGACATGGGCGGCACCACCTGCTCTAGATCGAGGAAGCCCGCCATCTGCGCCCCCCTGATGGCAGAGAGGACGGTGCCGCGCTAGAGAGCTTCGTTCCCTCTCGAGAGCTTCTCTGTGGCGATGTGTGCAAAAGGAGATGAGGAGAACATATTTGCAGATGAGCTCGCCATGGATGGATCCGAGGTAGGCTCTGATATCATGTAAAACTTAGAGGTTTGGTGTGAAGCGTATGCCTCCTGGCAGGGACGCGTGCGTGCTTATATACTCAACAGGGTACAAGATTCGGCAGGTGATTTTGGGCTTGGCCCTTAATCCAAGCTATACAAGATATCTACAAGAGATAGAGCTCGCCTCTAACCACCTGCCTTGGTTTACAAGATAACACACGCACACAATTACAATCGTGACATTGTCACGTTACAACTCAAGCCTATCGTCTAGCAATACATACATGCAATGTCCGGTAAAATCCCTAGCCACAAGTGGCGTCCTACTGGTAGAGAAGAAGCAACCTTAACTAAGGCGTGCGCTTTGAAATTACACTTAACACAAAGGCTTACATTCATAAAGTCCTTGCTATTGTGAGTAATCTCAATCAAAGGTCAAGTATAACTATGACCATTTGTATGTTATGAAAATCCAGACTCTTCGCTATGATCACTCAATCATTAACTAAACTAAGGTCAGATACTGGACAATTGTACGTGTAAATTTGTTTCACAAAGTGTTACTGGATTTTGATAAAAATTTCTACGACATAACTTAGAGCAAGTCCAACCGGGCGACCCAAACTGTCCGTGCCCGTCCGTTTGGGTCAAAATGGACCAAAACACCAGCCTAACGTCCGGATCCAAACCCAAAACGTGTCCGCTCGGTGTCCCTTTGGGCGCATTTCAGGTCCAAATTTGCGCCCAGTTTGCGTCCACACGGACAAGAAACGGACGAGCCGCGTGTCTGCTCGGTGTCCGTCGCGGCCCCATATGTCGTCCGTCCAACCACCGCCAGCGGTCATATTAAACGCGGCAACCTACCTCGGGCTCGCCTGGTATTGGGTGGAAGCTGCAGGTCGCCGTCCTTTTCAATGCAAGCGTGCGCGGGGAAGGGGCGGGGGCTCATCCATTTCCATCCCCGTCCACATCTAGACGAGCTTGCCCCCTTGACGGCCGTAGCCAAACCCGAGCTCTCCATGGGGTTCTTCAGCAAGGGCCGAAACAGTACCAATGGACCAGACAACTCCGTGAGTGGGTCCGCGCGGTGCTCGTATGTCTCGGCGCGACGCCGGAGCAAGAGACGGCGTACCTCCAACAATGGAGGGTGCACGCGTTGGCGGAGGAGCGTGCCAACAGCGAGCGGCGGATGTAGCTGGAAAGCCGCTGGGCACAGGAGGAGGAGGATCGCCTGGAGAGGGAGGAGGAAGAGCGCGCCCGCCGTGCCGCAGCCGGCGCAAGATGCAGCGCGGGCCTGGGAGGCGGCATTCCCCTGTGCTGGCCCCGTGTCGGAGTTGATCAACCTCATGGGCCTGAGGGAGGACGATGACGCCTAGGACAACGTGCGTTAAGGCCTGGACTTTATTTTATGTTTCATTAATATTTAAGTGAACTTTGGCCGGAGTTTAAAGTTTAATTGTGTTAAGTTTCAAGTTTAATTATGTAAAGTTTCGACGTGTTTGTGTGTGTATTTCTtttttactccctccgtttttaaatataagttttttttttagaaattttactatgaactacatacggagtaaaatgaatgaatctatactctaaaatatgtctatatacattcgcATGTAGTTTGTACtgcaatctctaaaaagacttatatttaggaacggtgAGAGTAGTTTACAAAAAAATTGCGTCAGGCCAGCTTTGGATTCATGGGCGGACCCAAACGAAAAAACTAACAGCCGTCTGACCCGAACAAAACGCCCGTCCGCCtggttggagttgctcttagtaGTCGAAGCACTGCCAAAACTAGTTAAAGTACATACTTTGAACATTCATGCAATCACACACCAGCCAAATGAGAAATGACACTGCATTTGATTGTCGAAACTGTACGCATTGCGTTATCCAATGCACATTCCGGTTAACAATTCCCTTGCGTTTGTGAGGAATCGGCGATCGGCAAACATGAAGCAAATTTCAATCAAGTTGAAAAGTTAAAGCACGGTTGCAATGCAATGACCTGAAAAACAATACCCCACCATGCCGATTGCCGCAAAGACGATACAACAATATGAAGGAAGGTCTCACCTCATCTAGACAAACTTCTCGGTTCAGCAACAAACTTCAACTTCTCTAGGTAACATCatcataataataataatacttgctactactgctactaatAATTCCCGGTCGCTGCAAAGGCCACGTCACAAAAGCTCAGCAACAAAAAATACAGCATGGCGCCTCAGCTAGAGCAGCACCCGCCCTTCTTCACCGCCGAGACATCGTCCTTCATGTTGATCTTCTCACCCTTGCCAGGGCCAGCGGCCGAGTCTTCGCCCGCCTCGACCGCCCTCTTGCTCACGATGCGGTAAATCTGTTTCAAGACCTCCGCAAAAGCGTCCTCAACATTGGTCGACTCGAGCGCAGAGGTCTCCATGAAATAGAGTGACTCCCTCTCTGCAAAGGCCTTCCCTTCGTCGGTTGGGACGGCCACGAGATGGCGGAGATCAGACTTGTTGCCAACAAGCATGACAACTATGTTCGGATCCGTATGGTCCCTCAGTTCCTTCAGCCAGCGCTCTGCATTCTCGAAGGTTGCGTGCCGGGTGACGTCGTAGACAAGCAACGCTCCTACAGCACCACGGTAGTATGCGCTAGTAATAGCACGGTACCTGCGGCAGGATTCAGAACAGAAATGAAATGTAGTAAGTTAAGGCAGATGTGAACCGAAAAGACAACATTGTGAAAAACAAGAGAATTCACTACCAATCAAGAATCCTAAAGTAGTTCACCAAGAGGTTAAAAGTTCGTGGTAACTTTACAATCATGTGTCTCCAACATGGATAATTCAAGCTTTAATTGATGGGATGTAGTCTGTTCACTGGCAGGGTTGCTTATCCACAGGCCTGAGCAACACAATTAACAGGAAGGTGGACACAGAGCCTCAATCCTGATCCAATTTTGGCGAGGAACACTCAAATGAAACTTACTGTACCACTATTGCTTAACTACATCGACTTCAGAACTATCATCAGGCCTATATTATTCCAGATGCATACAATTACACGCCAAAATATCATCAAAGGCATTCATATAAAGAAAAACTGGGATTAGATACTTAAGGATTACAAACCACATGATTCCGTGCATTGGTGATGTAGACTTTATACAGTAATGCCAACTAACCTATCGGCTGTCTAACTCCAGTCCAACCCCACATGGAGTACAGGGTGCCCCAACAAGAACTAAATAGCATGAAAATTCCAGTACTATGAGCATAATTCAGGTGAGCCTCAAACTATTTTTTTTTCTAGGGCACATTTTTCACAATTCTGGACTATTGATAGTCCTTCCAATAGCAAATTTCTGCTTAGTCAGTTCCATGTTACTACTAGAGTAGTAGCATTAACCCATACAAATATGAGCCAACACAAATTTTACTATATCATAGCCTTGATTAGGCAAAATCATTGTTCAGGATATGGGCAACTGGTACGATATCGGTCAGGTGACAATAAGGGATAATATAGGTGATTGGCCAGTTAATCGGCTATTCGGTGACCAACCGAGTAGCAATTAACTGGCCAGTATTTGGAACAATGGGCAAAATGCTCCACTCTGCTACTGCGATTTTCATTGGTTGCGGTCCCAAAAAATGCAGAGTGTAACAACATATATCATGGTGCTAATAATCATCGTTGCCGTCTTGCCGATGTGCAATACTACCAAATTTCGGAAACAATTGAGACAAGAATATAGGTGCATGGATACATGGCTCAACATTTCCAAGTATCCAACTGAGAATTGTAACAATTACGTGAGCGCATGATGAATACAGCTTGCATTTCTAATCACAAACAGCAGGTTAGTTGAGAAAAAGGACAGGAGCCAATATCTAAGGACGAAATATGATAAGTAGTAGACCATTAAACCATTGTCAAGCTTCCCACCCATGTATAATTCTAAAATTAGTAAAATTAGAGACAAAAAAAAGTATAATGGAAAAAATAAGGACAAAACAAACATGGATTTCTGGGTGCAGATAGGTAAAGGCCTCTATCTTCAAAAGGAGGTAAGGCAGCCTAACAACCAGTTCACAAAGCAATGATTTTTATTATTTGTTCTTTAGAAGACCCCAACCAACAATAAGCATCACTTCTAAAAATGGAGTGCTAAGGAAGATTCTAACCTGGAGCTAGCATACCAACCATGCATCAACCAGAAACCAGATATGCACGCAATATAGTATCATGATATGACGTGCTTTGTAAGTTACGTGGACTTCCAGAACAGAAATCATTACTACCAAAATACCAGAACTAACTCTGTTGCCGTTGAAACCCTGATCTTCACTGCAGTGGCAAGATAAAACCACACAGAGTAATAATCCTATAGACTACCAAGATCAGAGTGTAGTGAGCTAAATCTACAAGGTGGGCATTTCCATGACCAAATCATCACCGGAAACAGCACCAAACAGATCATGCGATTCTAGCTGTACAAGTCCCAAATCGTACAGCCACTCCCCAGTAGAGTCCCTGCTTACTGATTCGTAAGCAAGCAGCCGATGCTATGATCCATTGGCAGGACTGACTGAACCTCCCCCGACACTCCACCACGTTGCCGCGCCAGCACGCATCATAATTCGGCAGCGAGATCCAACCAGCAAAAGCTCCACAGCAGACACGCACACTTGAAGGGGAAGCACGCATGCGTCGGGATGTGACCGGAGTAACCATGAAGACAAGCACAGATGACAGATCTACATACGGCCGCGAGGGAGCGCAGATCTGCCTGCTGCCGAGCAGGCGGGGAAGAGGGGGAGGGCAGGAATGGGGGGAGTGAGGTGGCGCGTACCGTTCCTGGCCGGCGGTGTCCCAAATCTGGGCCTTGACGACCTTGCCGTCGACCTGGAGGGAGCGGGTGGCGAACTCGACCCCGATGGTGGACTTGGACTCGAGGCTGAACTCGTTGCGGGTGAAGCGGGAGAGCAGGTTGGACTTGCCGACGCCGGAGTCGCCGATGAGGACGACCTTGAAGAGGTAGTCGTAGTCGTCCTCCGCCCGGTACCCCGCCGCCATTGCTCCGGTCGCGTCGGCGATCTGGTTCTGGGGGGTGGCGAGGGAGGAGAGCGAGGGGGGAAGGAAGGTGGGGGAGGCGGTGTAAAAGCGGGGGCGGACGGAGGGAGAGGGGGAAAGAAAAGAAGGAAGGAAAggaaaggaaaggaagggggcaCGGGCACGGCAGCGGGCGGGCACGGGGAGCGGTGCGTGACTGCGTGGTGATCGCGTCCGCGTGGAGCGCGGCGAATGGGGCATTTTGGTCGGGTCCGGCCCGCCTACATTTTGGGGGCCGGGTCGGCAGTCGCTGCAGTGCAGTCCACCGCGCTGCAGCAGGAGAAACAGCTGGAGAAAGATGATTTAACCGAGAAATACCCGGGCCGGTTCTGCTCTTCATGTCTcgttgccatccttcttctttcTGCTACCCGTGTAGTAGATCAGACATGGATCATTTCTACCCGCATTTGTCTCAAAAAAATAATTGTACTCGCATGCCCAGTTTTTTTTTTGGCAAACAACAACCCTCGAAAGAGGGTTCCAGGTTTTATTATTAGCATCCAAGGCAATGTACAGAGATTTAAGTTCCCTCAAGGAAAAGAAATGGCCTCAAGAGCCATTTTGTAGTTACATCTTGGTCCTTTACTGCAAAGAAAGCTATAACTAGAAAGAGATTTAGAAAAGTATGCCTTTTTTTTGCAAGATTATGAACCATCGGATTGTTGATTCTTGGAATGTGCTCAATCCTGTAACAAGCAAAGACCAGAAAGCAGATTGAAGTAATCAGCAAGAGTAGGTCGTAAGTTCCAATGTCTGGATTTCAAATCAGATCCTTTGCTTTCACCACCTCCACTAAAGCCCTGCAATCAGATAGGAAATAGACAgagctccaattcaaatatttgacaATTTCGGCCGCCAGAAGAAGCCCAAGTGCTTCAGCCTGCAGAATAGAACAAACATTCCTAGCAACACCTTGAATAAATATGGAATGATTCCTTGATTCGTCCCTTAGAAATACTCCAAAAGATGCTTTATCTTGGCTAACTATAGGATCGTATGCATCATCATACATGCTAAGAAACCTACATGACGAAAATTCAGCTCCCTGTCAATATCATTGCTATTGGCTTCCATAATAGCAATCCTCTTGTCTTCCAACTCATCCTCCAATGCACCTGCATTAAGCATTGATTCGGTAGCGTATATAACCTGCATTGGACTCCAATTTTTCTTATTAAATAAAGATCACTTCTAGTTTTCCAAATATTCCACAAAGTAGTAAGATGGTCTCTGAGCTTAAATCTGGGTGATGGCTAGACAAAATGAAGTTGATGATATCCGAAGGATATAAGCTATGATCTAcctgaaagaaatatgccctggaggcaatcataaagttgttatttatatttccttatatcatgataaatgtttattattcgtgctagaattgtattaaccgaaaacttgatacatgtgtgaatacatagacaaaacaaagtgtccctagtatgcctctacttgactagctcgttaatcaaagatggttaagtttcctgaccatagacatgtgttgtcatttgatgaacatgatcacatcattaggagaatgatgtgatggacaagacccattcgttagcttagcataatgatcgttaagttttattgctattgctttcttcatgacatatacatattcctttgactatgagattatgtaactcccgaatactggaggaataccttgtgagctatcaaatgtcacaatgtaactgggtgattataaagatgctctacaggtgtcttcgaaggtgtttgttgggttggcatagtcGAGATTAGGATatttcactccgagtatcggagaggattctctgggccctctcgataatgcacatcatgacaagccttgcaagcaaagtgactaatgagttagttacgggatgatgcattagggaatgagtaaagagacttgtcggtaatgagattgaactaggtatgaggataccgacgatcgaatctcgggcaagtaacataccgatgacaaagggaatgacgcatgttgtcattacggtttgaccgataaagatcttcgtagaatatgtaggagccaatatgagcatccaggttccgttgttggttattgatcggagatgtgtctcggtcatgtctacatagttctcgaacccgtagggtccgcacgcttaacgttcgatgacgatttgtattatgagttatgtgttttggtgaccgaaaaTTGTTCgcagtcccagatgagatcacggacatgacgaggagtctcaaaatggtcgagaggtaaagattgatatattggacgatagtattcggacaccggaatggtttcagaGTGTTTCAGATATTTATCGAAGTACCGAGGGGTTGCTGGAACCCCCCTGGGAAAGTAATGGGAcaacatgggccataggggagagagagggcagcccacaaggggtggcgcgTGCCCCCCCATgggcagtccgaattggacaaggggagggggcgtgcccccctttccttctccctctccctctccttcccttttTCCCCTTCGAAAGAAAGGAAGGGGacgactaggactaggagtcctagtcagttaccccccatggcgcgcccctagggccggcctcctccctctcctcttttatatacaggggcagggggcaccccaaagaacatcaattgttctcttagccgtgtgcggtgcccccctccacagtttactcatctggtcatattgtcgtagtgcttaggcgaagccctgcgcggatcacatcaccatcaccgtcaccacgtcgtcgtgctaacggaactctccctcaacactttgctggattaagagttcgagggacgtatcgagctgaatgtgtgcagaactcggaggtgacgtacgttcggtgcttgatcggttggatcgcgaagacgttcgactacatcaactgcgttaagctaacgcttccactttcgttctacgagggtacgtggacacactctccccctctcgttgctatgcatctcctagatagatcttgcgtgatcataggaatttttttgacaTTGCATGATAtgtacccaacagtggcatccgagccaggtctatgcgtagattatatgcatgagtagaatacaaagagttgtgggcgatcatagtcatattgcttaccaccaacgtcttattttgattcggcggtattgttggatgaagcggcccagaccaaccttacatgaccacgttcatgagaccggttccaccgacagacatgcaacttgttttgcataaaggtggttggcgggtgtctgtttctccaaatttgactacggtcggtccttgttaaaggttaaaacaacacacttgacgaaaaatcgttgtggttttgatgcgtaggtaagaacggttcttactagaagcccgtagcagccacataaaacttgcaacaaagtagagggcgtctaacttgtttttgtaggccatgttgtgatgtgatatggtcaaggcatgatgtgatatatgttattgtatgagatgatcatgttttgtaaaagttaccGGCAACTGGCTGGAGCCTTATGgctgtcgctttattgtatgaaatgcaatcgccatgtaattgctttactttatcactatgcattagcaatagttgtagaagcaatagttggcgagatgaaaatgacgctacgatggagatcaaggtgccaagccggtgacgatggagatcatgacggtgctttggagatggatatcaaaggcacaagatgatgatggccatatcttgtcacat belongs to Triticum urartu cultivar G1812 chromosome 7, Tu2.1, whole genome shotgun sequence and includes:
- the LOC125520084 gene encoding ras-related protein RIC2 — protein: MAAGYRAEDDYDYLFKVVLIGDSGVGKSNLLSRFTRNEFSLESKSTIGVEFATRSLQVDGKVVKAQIWDTAGQERYRAITSAYYRGAVGALLVYDVTRHATFENAERWLKELRDHTDPNIVVMLVGNKSDLRHLVAVPTDEGKAFAERESLYFMETSALESTNVEDAFAEVLKQIYRIVSKRAVEAGEDSAAGPGKGEKINMKDDVSAVKKGGCCSS